A genomic segment from Azospirillum sp. TSH58 encodes:
- the cyoA gene encoding ubiquinol oxidase subunit II has product MTRFRALALLPLIAVLSGCNLVVMSPSGDVASQQANLITISTLLMLLIIIPVMALTVLFAWRYRQSNSTADYDPDWDHSTQLELVIWAAPLLIIICLGAITWMATHLLDPYRPLDRIAAGRPVPADTKMLDVNVVALDWKWLFIYPEYGIATVNEVAAPVDRPIRFNITSSTVMNSFYIPALAGQIYAMAGMETKLHAVINEPGSYKGFSANYSGAGFSHMRFTFHGLAADGFDKWVADIKAGGGKLDRDGYLQLERPSENEPVRRYGAVDSGLFKAIVGMCVEPGKMCMHDMMAIDAKGGLGLAGIDNVMPLMHDKLSRRGTAVLGPAPVYVAGICSTEELTGRAVESSLGVLNAPADESPISGPISGAGLPRSSITPISAPAPAFGPRLTANP; this is encoded by the coding sequence TTGACCCGTTTCCGCGCCTTGGCCCTCCTGCCGCTGATAGCGGTTTTGAGTGGCTGCAACCTTGTGGTGATGAGCCCGTCCGGCGACGTGGCGAGCCAACAGGCGAACCTCATCACCATCTCCACCCTCCTGATGCTGCTCATCATCATTCCGGTGATGGCGCTGACGGTGCTGTTCGCGTGGCGCTACCGCCAGTCGAATAGCACGGCCGATTACGACCCGGATTGGGACCATTCGACGCAGCTCGAGTTGGTGATCTGGGCGGCCCCGCTGCTCATCATCATCTGCCTGGGCGCCATCACCTGGATGGCGACCCACCTGCTCGACCCCTACCGCCCGCTCGACCGCATCGCCGCCGGTCGCCCGGTTCCCGCCGACACGAAGATGCTCGACGTCAACGTCGTGGCGCTCGACTGGAAGTGGCTGTTCATCTACCCGGAATACGGCATCGCCACGGTGAACGAGGTGGCCGCCCCGGTGGACCGGCCGATCCGCTTCAACATCACCTCCTCGACGGTGATGAACTCCTTCTACATCCCCGCGCTGGCCGGGCAGATCTACGCCATGGCCGGCATGGAGACGAAGCTGCACGCCGTCATCAACGAGCCGGGCAGCTACAAGGGCTTCTCCGCCAACTACAGCGGCGCCGGCTTCTCGCACATGCGGTTCACCTTCCACGGTCTGGCCGCCGACGGCTTCGACAAGTGGGTGGCGGACATCAAGGCGGGCGGCGGCAAGCTCGACCGCGACGGCTATCTCCAGCTTGAGCGTCCCAGCGAGAACGAGCCGGTGCGCCGCTACGGCGCCGTCGATTCGGGCCTGTTCAAGGCCATCGTCGGGATGTGCGTCGAGCCGGGCAAGATGTGCATGCACGACATGATGGCCATCGACGCCAAGGGTGGCCTCGGCCTCGCCGGCATCGACAACGTGATGCCGCTGATGCACGACAAGCTGTCCCGCCGCGGCACCGCCGTTCTCGGCCCGGCGCCGGTCTATGTGGCCGGCATCTGCTCGACCGAGGAACTGACCGGCCGCGCCGTCGAGTCGTCGCTGGGCGTGCTGAACGCACCCGCCGACGAGTCTCCGATTTCCGGCCCGATTTCCGGCGCGGGTCTGCCGCGCTCCTCCATCACGCCGATCTCCGCGCCCGCCCCTGCGTTCGGGCCGCGGCTGACGGCCAATCCCTGA
- the cyoB gene encoding cytochrome o ubiquinol oxidase subunit I — protein MIDTSTVATHPLFGRLTLESFPYHEPIVVATFVAVVLGGIALVAALSYFRLWGYLWKEWFTTVDHKRIGIMYMVLGLIMLLRGFADAIMMRLQQAIAFGGSEGYLNAHHYDQIFTAHGVIMIFFVAMPFVTGLMNYVVPLQIGARDVSFPFLNNFSFWMTVGGAVLIMVSLFVGEFARTGWLAYPPLSNIAYSPETGVDYYIWALQIAGVGTTLSGINLICTIVKMRAPGMTMMKMPVFTWTSLCTNVLIVASFPILTATLVLLSLDRYVGTNFFTNDLGGSPMMYVNLIWIWGHPEVYILILPVFGIFSEVTSTFSGKKLFGYTSMVYATVVITILSYLVWLHHFFTMGSGASVNSFFGITTMIISIPTGAKIFNWLFTMYRGRIRFELPMMWTVAFMLTFVIGGMTGVLLAVPPADFVLHNSLFLIAHFHNVIIGGVLFGLFAGIYYWWPKAFGFRLDPFWGKVSFWCWVIGFWVAFTPLYVLGLMGVTRRLRVFEDPSLQIWFQIAAFGAVLIAAGIGAFLVQIAVSVWKRRELVDRTGDPWDGRTLEWATSSPPPDYNFAFTPMIHDNDAWWDMKKRGYKRPLGGFKAIHMPSNSGTGVILAGISVVLGFALVWYIWWLAAVSFVALLAAAIHHTFNYHRDFHIPADVVVRTENERTRLLSGQV, from the coding sequence ATGATCGACACATCGACCGTCGCCACCCACCCGCTCTTCGGGCGTCTGACCCTGGAGTCCTTCCCCTATCACGAGCCCATCGTGGTCGCGACCTTCGTCGCGGTCGTGCTGGGCGGCATCGCGCTCGTCGCGGCGCTGAGCTATTTCCGGTTGTGGGGCTATCTCTGGAAGGAGTGGTTCACCACCGTCGACCACAAGCGCATCGGCATCATGTACATGGTGCTGGGCCTGATCATGCTGCTGCGCGGCTTCGCCGACGCGATCATGATGCGCCTCCAGCAGGCCATCGCCTTCGGCGGCAGCGAGGGCTACCTCAACGCGCACCATTACGACCAGATCTTCACCGCCCACGGCGTCATCATGATCTTCTTCGTGGCGATGCCCTTCGTCACGGGCCTGATGAACTACGTGGTGCCGCTGCAGATCGGCGCCCGCGACGTGTCCTTCCCGTTCCTGAACAACTTCAGCTTCTGGATGACGGTGGGCGGTGCGGTGCTGATCATGGTCTCGCTGTTCGTCGGCGAGTTCGCGCGCACCGGCTGGCTGGCCTATCCGCCGCTGTCCAACATCGCCTACAGCCCTGAGACGGGCGTCGACTACTACATCTGGGCGTTGCAGATCGCCGGTGTCGGAACAACATTGTCCGGCATCAACCTGATCTGCACGATCGTCAAGATGCGCGCCCCCGGCATGACCATGATGAAGATGCCGGTCTTCACCTGGACGTCGCTCTGCACCAACGTGCTGATCGTCGCCTCCTTCCCGATCCTGACCGCCACGCTGGTCCTGCTGTCGCTGGACCGCTATGTCGGCACGAACTTCTTCACGAACGATCTCGGCGGCAGCCCGATGATGTACGTGAACCTGATCTGGATCTGGGGCCACCCGGAAGTCTACATCCTGATCCTGCCGGTCTTCGGCATCTTCTCCGAAGTCACCTCGACCTTCTCGGGCAAGAAGCTGTTCGGCTACACCTCCATGGTCTACGCGACGGTGGTCATCACGATCCTGTCCTACCTGGTGTGGCTGCACCACTTCTTCACCATGGGGTCGGGCGCCAGCGTGAACTCGTTCTTCGGCATCACGACGATGATCATCTCGATCCCGACGGGTGCGAAGATCTTCAACTGGCTGTTCACCATGTACCGCGGCCGCATCCGGTTCGAACTGCCGATGATGTGGACCGTCGCCTTCATGCTGACCTTCGTGATCGGCGGCATGACGGGCGTGCTGCTGGCCGTTCCGCCGGCGGACTTCGTCCTGCACAACAGCCTGTTCCTGATCGCCCACTTCCACAACGTCATCATCGGCGGCGTGCTGTTCGGCCTGTTCGCCGGCATCTACTACTGGTGGCCCAAGGCCTTCGGCTTCCGCCTCGATCCCTTCTGGGGCAAGGTCTCCTTCTGGTGCTGGGTGATCGGCTTCTGGGTCGCCTTCACGCCGCTCTACGTCCTGGGCCTGATGGGCGTCACCCGCCGCCTGCGCGTGTTCGAGGACCCGTCGCTCCAGATCTGGTTCCAGATCGCCGCCTTCGGCGCCGTTCTGATCGCGGCGGGCATCGGCGCCTTCCTCGTCCAGATCGCCGTCAGCGTCTGGAAGCGCCGTGAGCTGGTCGACCGCACGGGCGATCCGTGGGATGGCCGCACGCTGGAATGGGCGACCTCGTCGCCGCCGCCGGACTACAACTTCGCCTTCACGCCGATGATCCACGACAACGACGCGTGGTGGGACATGAAGAAGCGCGGCTACAAGCGTCCGCTGGGCGGCTTCAAGGCGATCCACATGCCGAGCAACAGCGGCACCGGCGTGATCCTGGCCGGGATCAGCGTGGTCCTCGGCTTCGCCCTGGTCTGGTACATCTGGTGGCTGGCGGCGGTGAGCTTCGTCGCCCTGCTGGCGGCCGCCATCCACCACACCTTCAACTATCACCGCGACTTCCACATCCCGGCGGACGTGGTGGTGCGGACCGAGAACGAGCGGACCCGTCTCCTCTCCGGGCAGGTGTAA
- the cyoC gene encoding cytochrome o ubiquinol oxidase subunit III, which translates to MSTTLTAERSRSQAPTFHVVEEHAHPEGSSTMLGFWIYLMSDCLIFAVLFATYGVLGANYAAGPAPKDLFDLPLVALNTAMLLFSSITYGFAMLAMEKGRVSQTQLWLAVTGLFGAAFLAIELYEFAHLIHIGATPQRSAFLSSFFTLVGTHGLHVTFGLVWLVTLMVQVNKRGLIPANRRRLMCLSLFWHFLDVIWIGVFTFVYLMGMLR; encoded by the coding sequence ATGAGCACGACCCTGACAGCCGAGCGGAGCCGCAGCCAGGCTCCGACCTTCCACGTCGTCGAGGAGCACGCGCACCCCGAAGGCTCCAGCACCATGCTGGGCTTCTGGATCTACCTGATGAGCGACTGCCTCATCTTCGCGGTGCTGTTCGCGACCTACGGCGTGCTCGGCGCCAACTACGCCGCCGGGCCCGCGCCCAAGGACCTGTTCGACCTGCCGCTGGTGGCGCTGAACACCGCCATGCTGCTGTTCTCCTCCATCACCTATGGCTTCGCCATGCTGGCGATGGAGAAGGGGCGGGTGTCGCAGACCCAGCTGTGGCTGGCGGTGACCGGCCTGTTCGGCGCCGCCTTCCTGGCGATCGAGCTGTACGAGTTCGCCCACCTGATCCACATCGGGGCGACCCCGCAGCGCAGCGCCTTCCTGTCGTCCTTCTTCACGCTGGTCGGCACCCACGGCCTGCACGTCACCTTCGGCCTCGTCTGGCTGGTGACGCTGATGGTGCAGGTCAACAAGCGCGGCCTGATCCCGGCCAACCGCCGGCGCCTGATGTGCCTCAGCCTGTTCTGGCACTTCCTGGACGTCATCTGGATCGGCGTCTTCACCTTCGTCTATCTGATGGGAATGCTGCGATGA
- the cyoD gene encoding cytochrome o ubiquinol oxidase subunit IV has product MSSHAEHHAGHHGADHHGHGEHEGAHGTLGSYLIGFVLSVILTVIPFWLVMDGTILDKNMTAIAIMALAAVQVVVHMIFFLHMNGRAEGGWTMLSLIFTIIVVVIMLAGSLWVMYHLNTNMMPIHDPSQLP; this is encoded by the coding sequence ATGAGTTCTCACGCCGAACATCACGCCGGCCATCACGGGGCCGACCACCACGGTCACGGCGAGCATGAGGGCGCCCACGGGACGCTCGGCAGCTACCTGATCGGCTTCGTCCTGTCGGTGATCCTGACGGTCATTCCCTTCTGGCTGGTCATGGACGGGACGATCCTGGACAAGAACATGACCGCGATCGCGATCATGGCCCTGGCCGCCGTCCAGGTCGTCGTCCACATGATCTTCTTCCTGCACATGAACGGACGTGCGGAAGGCGGGTGGACCATGCTGTCGCTGATCTTCACGATCATCGTCGTGGTCATCATGCTGGCCGGTTCGCTATGGGTGATGTACCACCTGAACACCAACATGATGCCGATCCACGACCCGAGCCAGTTGCCGTGA
- a CDS encoding SURF1 family protein, with product MTGTATHRPRRGLILLGVLVLAGVAVFTSLGVWQVERLFWKLDLIQRVEERAQAAPVPAPGPEDWPAVTAASQEYRRVSVTGRFLNDKETLVQAVTERGGGFWVLTPLRTDRGFTVLVNRGFVPPERRSTDSRPDGLIDTDTTVTGLLRVTEPGGGFLRSNDPAQDRWYSRDVAAIAAARGVAETAPYFIDAEASPQGGFPVGGLTVLKFRNNHLVYALTWFALDLMLIAAAFYVVRSERRRRG from the coding sequence GTGACCGGCACGGCGACCCACCGTCCGCGCCGGGGGCTGATCCTTCTCGGCGTCCTGGTGCTGGCGGGCGTCGCCGTCTTCACGTCGCTCGGCGTCTGGCAGGTCGAGCGGCTGTTCTGGAAGCTGGACCTGATCCAGCGGGTGGAGGAGCGGGCGCAGGCCGCGCCCGTTCCCGCCCCCGGCCCGGAGGACTGGCCGGCCGTCACCGCCGCCTCCCAGGAGTACCGGCGGGTATCCGTCACCGGCCGCTTCCTCAACGACAAGGAAACGCTGGTCCAGGCGGTGACCGAGCGGGGCGGCGGCTTCTGGGTGCTCACCCCGTTGCGCACCGACCGGGGCTTCACCGTGCTGGTCAACCGGGGCTTCGTGCCGCCCGAGCGGCGCAGCACGGACAGCCGCCCGGACGGGCTGATCGACACGGACACCACCGTCACCGGCCTGCTGCGGGTGACGGAGCCGGGCGGCGGTTTCCTGCGCTCCAACGATCCCGCGCAGGACCGCTGGTACTCGCGCGACGTGGCGGCCATCGCCGCGGCCCGCGGCGTGGCGGAGACGGCCCCCTATTTCATCGACGCCGAGGCCAGCCCGCAGGGTGGCTTTCCGGTCGGTGGGCTGACCGTTCTGAAGTTCCGGAACAACCACCTCGTGTATGCGCTGACCTGGTTCGCCCTGGATCTCATGCTGATCGCCGCGGCCTTCTATGTCGTGCGCAGTGAAAGGCGCCGCCGGGGTTGA